A single genomic interval of Spinacia oleracea cultivar Varoflay chromosome 6, BTI_SOV_V1, whole genome shotgun sequence harbors:
- the LOC110784347 gene encoding phospholipase D beta 1-like yields MAHFSQVHSPSFDGSQHGVENFPFQTSQGSLKVMLLHGHLDIWVKEARNLPNMDLFHKTLTGLLGGLSIMGSSKRLTSDPYVNVSVAGAILARTFVMRNNDNPVWMQHFFVPIAHTAAELHFVVKDDDVVGAQIIGAVGISAHQLYSGARIEGYFPITKANGKNWETGAALCLSIQYIPVDRMNMYHLGVGPGPEYYGVPRTYFPLRQGNRITLYQDAHVEDGMLPGFRLDNDMQYVHGKCWYDILNAISHARRLVYLTGWSVTHLVKLVRDARDGSGITLGALLKAKAQEGVRVLLLVWDDPTSQNILNFTTQGMLATDDEVTFQFFKGSSVHVILCPRSGGKGHSIIKQQEAGAIYTHHQKTIIVDADAGHGWRKIIAFVGGLDLCAGRYDTPEHSLYRTLQTVHKDDFHQPNFTGPTDGCPREPWHDLHCQIDGPAAYDVLTNFQERWLKASKPRGLQKMGRSYDDHLLQIDRVPDILKLEDVIRHNHDDRESWHVQIFRSIDSNSVKGFPKDPKDGTQWNLLCGKNVLIDMSIQAAYVHAIRAAQHFIYIENQYFLGSSFNWDTYKDLGANNLIPVEIALKIASKIRANERFAVYIIIPMWPEGDPKGLAMQRILFWQFKTMQMMYEIIYKALEETGMDSTYEPQDYLNFFCLGNREVSDENSARNYNGSANGNTPQALSTKNRRFMIYVHSKGMIVDDEYVILGSANINQRSMEGTRDTEIATGAYQPNYTWARRQSNPQGQIYGYRMSLWTEHLGKVEDCFTLPESVECVRRVRSMGEQNWRQFAADEVTEMKGHLLKYPLQVDRSGMVSPLPGYETFPDLGGKVMGTFSGIQENLTI; encoded by the exons ATGGCACATTTTAGCCAAGTTCATTCCCCTTCCTTTGATGGATCCCAACATGGTGTTGAGAATTTCCCATTTCAGACCTCACAAGGGTCTCTCAAGGTTATGTTATTACATGGGCATTTAGACATTTGGGTTAAGGAGGCAAGAAACCTCCCAAATATGGACCTGTTTCACAAAACCCTAACTGGTTTATTAGGGGGTTTGTCAATTATGGGATCATCAAAGAGGCTAACAAGTGACCCTTATGTCAATGTATCTGTTGCTGGTGCTATTTTAGCAAGAACTTTTGTAATGAGAAACAATGATAACCCTGTTTGGATGCAGCATTTCTTTGTACCAATAGCACATACTGCTGCAGAATTGCATTTTGTAGTGAAAGATGATGATGTAGTTGGTGCTCAAATCATAGGAGCTGTTGGTATATCAGCACATCAGCTGTATTCAGGTGCAAGAATTGAGGGATACTTCCCAATTACTAAAGCTAATGGTAAAAATTGGGAGACTGGTGCAGCTTTATGTTTGTCAATTCAGTATATTCCAGTTGACAGGATGAACATGTATCATTTAGGTGTGGGCCCTGGTCCTGAATATTATGGGGTTCCTAGAACATATTTCCCACTTAGGCAAGGGAATAGAATTACTCTTTACCAAGATGCACATGTTGAGGATGGTATGCTACCTGGTTTTAGGCTTGACAATGATATGCAATATGTGCATGGGAAATGCTGGTATGATATCTTGAATGCAATCTCTCATGCTCGTCGATTGGTGTACCTTACAGGGTGGTCTGTAACCCACCTTGTTAAACTTGTTCGTGATGCAAGAGATGGTTCGGGTATCACATTAGGAGCTCTGCTCAAAGCTAAAGCACAAGAGGGTGTAAGAGTGCTGCTCCTTGTTTGGGATGATCCCACTTCTCAGAATATTCTGAACTTTACTACT CAAGGAATGTTAGCAACAGATGATGAAGTGACTTTCCAATTCTTCAAGGGCTCGTCAGTGCACGTGATACTTTGCCCACGATCTGGTGGAAAAGGGCATAGTATTATCAAGCAGCAG GAAGCTGGAGCAATCTATACCCATCACCAGAAAACTATAATTGTAGATGCTGATGCAGGTCACGGTTGGAGAAAGATCATTGCTTTTGTTGGTGGTCTTGACCTCTGTGCAGGGCGATATGATACCCCTGAACACTCTCTGTATAGAACATTGCAGACAGTACACAAGGATGACTTTCATCAGCCAAACTTCACT GGTCCAACTGATGGATGTCCTAGAGAACCATGGCACGATCTGCACTGTCAAATTGACGGCCCAGCTGCATATGATGTCCTCACCAACTTTCAGGAGCGTTGGTTAAAGGCTTCAAAACCTCGTGGCCTACAAAAAATGGGAAGATCTTACGATGATCATCTACTTCAGATAGATAGGGTTCCTGACATTCTCAAACTAGAAGATGTAATCAGACACAATCATGACGATAGGGAATCATGGCATGTACAG ATTTTTCGCTCAATAGATTCCAACTCTGTTAAAGGATTTCCAAAGGATCCAAAAGATGGGACACAATGG AACCTTTTGTGTGGAAAGAATGTACTAATAGACATGAGTATACAAGCAGCATATGTACATGCCATTCGCGCTGCTCAACATTTCATCTACATTGAGAATCAATACTTTCTTGGCTCCTCGTTTAATTGGGACACTTACAAGGACTTGG GTGCAAACAATTTGATACCTGTTGAAATTGCGCTTAAGATTGCCAGTAAAATCAGAGCCAATGAAAGATTTGCTGTATATATTATTATTCCTATGTGGCCAGAGGGTGATCCGAAAGGCCTTGCCATGCAGCGGATTCTGTTTTGGCAG TTCAAGACTATGCAAATGATGTATGAGATAATCTACAAAGCTTTAGAAGAAACAGGAATGGACAGCACTTATGAGCCTCAAGACTACTTGAATTTCTTCTGTCTAGGAAACCGCGAGGTTTCAGATGAAAATTCTGCAAGAAATTATAATGGTTCTGCAAATGGAAATACTCCACAG GCGCTTTCAACCAAGAATAGACGATTCATGATCTATGTTCACTCAAAAGGCATGATAGTGGACGATGAGTATGTGATCCTGGGTTCGGCAAACATCAACCAGCGATCCATGGAAGGCACCCGAGACACTGAAATTGCAACGGGTGCTTATCAGCCAAACTATACTTGGGCTAGAAGACAATCTAATCCACAAGGGCAG ATATATGGATACAGGATGTCACTATGGACCGAGCACCTAGGAAAGGTTGAGGACTGCTTTACGCTACCAGAAAGTGTCGAATGTGTGAGACGTGTAAGATCAATGGGTGAGCAAAACTGGAGACAATTTGCTGCAGATGAGGTGACAGAGATGAAAGGGCACTTACTGAAGTATCCTTTGCAAGTTGATAGATCAGGAATGGTTAGCCCTCTTCCTGGTTATGAGACATTCCCTGATTTAGGTGGCAAGGTTATGGGAACCTTCTCTGGCATTCAAGAGAACCTTACCATTTGA